A single window of Achromobacter xylosoxidans DNA harbors:
- the torD gene encoding molecular chaperone TorD, which translates to MNLALSDPDWGAACQLRSQLYGWFSTVFAREMEPGAMALCQGGGADHLLAVFKALGLGRQADAVAAVFKAWAGHPDAPLENAADFAALFLLEGRAAPIPYASHYLEEGGQLYGEPARLMRAFLESSQLRLDAQFKEPEDHIAVILAALARWSREGGRANDVAACAGEQAAYLDAALMPWVAHWQALVDGVDTLAFRFYPAVAGLLVAFLHLDRDYLRSFEAGG; encoded by the coding sequence TTGAACCTTGCATTATCCGACCCTGACTGGGGCGCGGCCTGCCAGCTGCGTTCGCAGCTGTATGGGTGGTTTTCCACCGTTTTTGCCAGGGAAATGGAACCCGGCGCCATGGCCTTGTGCCAGGGCGGCGGCGCCGATCATTTGCTGGCGGTGTTCAAGGCGCTTGGGCTTGGCCGGCAGGCCGATGCTGTGGCCGCCGTGTTCAAGGCATGGGCGGGGCACCCCGACGCGCCGTTGGAAAACGCGGCCGACTTCGCCGCGCTGTTCCTGCTGGAGGGGCGGGCGGCGCCCATTCCCTACGCCTCGCATTACCTGGAGGAAGGTGGGCAGCTGTACGGCGAGCCGGCGCGGCTGATGCGCGCGTTCCTGGAGTCCAGCCAGTTGCGGCTGGACGCGCAGTTCAAGGAGCCCGAAGACCACATTGCCGTCATCCTGGCGGCGCTGGCGCGCTGGAGCCGGGAGGGCGGGCGGGCGAATGACGTCGCCGCCTGCGCGGGGGAGCAGGCGGCCTATCTGGACGCCGCGCTGATGCCCTGGGTCGCGCACTGGCAGGCCCTGGTGGACGGCGTGGACACCCTGGCGTTCCGCTTCTATCCGGCGGTCGCGGGGCTGCTGGTCGCGTTTCTTCACCTGGATCGGGACTACCTGCGGTCTTTCGAGGCAGGGGGGTAA
- the dsrO gene encoding sulfate reduction electron transfer complex DsrMKJOP subunit DsrO — MPHPPPEVPLPGKRGFLKNLLGLSAAATIIPIRAEAGTGINQQPPRRPGIPGKRYGMLVDLRKCIGCQSCTVSCSLENLPPVGQFRTTVLQYEVQPDNGSPCAMVMLPRLCNHCDNPPCVPVCPVQATFQREDGIVLVDNERCVGCGYCVQACPYDARFINHDTQTADKCTFCEHRLEAGLLPACVESCVGGARIIGDLNDPDSAISRLMAEHRADIKVLKPEMKTDPHVYYIGLPDAFVHHIDGQAGVRLAGGH; from the coding sequence GTGCCTCACCCCCCACCCGAAGTCCCCCTCCCGGGCAAACGCGGTTTCCTGAAGAACCTGCTCGGCCTGAGCGCCGCGGCCACCATCATCCCCATCCGTGCCGAAGCCGGCACCGGCATCAACCAGCAACCTCCCCGTCGTCCCGGCATTCCCGGCAAGCGCTACGGCATGTTGGTCGACCTGCGCAAATGCATCGGCTGCCAGTCCTGTACGGTCAGCTGTTCGCTGGAAAACCTGCCGCCCGTCGGCCAGTTCCGCACCACCGTCCTGCAATACGAAGTCCAGCCCGACAACGGCAGCCCCTGCGCCATGGTGATGCTGCCGCGCCTGTGCAACCACTGCGACAACCCGCCCTGCGTGCCCGTCTGCCCGGTGCAGGCCACCTTCCAGCGCGAGGACGGCATCGTGCTGGTCGACAACGAGCGCTGCGTCGGCTGCGGCTATTGCGTGCAGGCCTGTCCGTACGACGCCCGTTTCATCAATCACGACACCCAGACCGCCGACAAGTGCACCTTCTGCGAGCACCGGCTCGAAGCCGGCCTGCTGCCGGCCTGTGTCGAAAGCTGCGTGGGCGGCGCGCGCATCATCGGCGACCTGAACGACCCCGACAGCGCGATCTCGCGGCTGATGGCCGAGCATCGCGCCGACATCAAGGTGCTCAAGCCCGAGATGAAGACCGATCCCCACGTCTATTACATCGGCCTGCCCGATGCCTTCGTGCACCACATCGACGGCCAGGCCGGCGTGCGCCTGGCCGGCGGCCATTGA
- the nrfD gene encoding NrfD/PsrC family molybdoenzyme membrane anchor subunit, translating into MQITELLTPVYDAAWLPWAVQYFFLIGIAATAALTAAGAAFGEAGSPARRLLPAAVTVLLVCAIAAPVSLLADLHQPGRFWHFYTRLTPWSWMWLGALLLPVFTGLAVLFCAAWWWGRMVWVRLLALALALSAVSILVYTGAEVMVLRARPLWHTPFLPLNFALTAWLGALGAMFLVGRWLPGGMAALPVELLRRLGVTSVVMMAIGAGAWILLGLLGVDASFDAALRLFGEFPVWRASLAGAVATAFCMIALLQRAPRTLAAPLPSAALALTMLAAAWIFRWVVFMSVQGVPKYGAGLYLYDMPWGSDGLLGMIGVLGLCVALVAAVTYALELFPARTRGLAA; encoded by the coding sequence ATGCAGATCACCGAATTGTTGACCCCGGTCTACGACGCCGCCTGGCTGCCCTGGGCGGTGCAGTATTTCTTTCTTATCGGCATCGCCGCCACCGCCGCGCTGACGGCCGCCGGCGCCGCCTTTGGCGAGGCGGGATCGCCGGCCCGCCGGTTGCTGCCGGCCGCCGTGACCGTGCTGCTGGTGTGCGCCATTGCCGCGCCGGTCTCGCTGCTGGCCGACCTGCACCAGCCGGGCCGCTTCTGGCACTTCTATACCCGGCTCACGCCGTGGTCGTGGATGTGGCTGGGGGCGCTGCTGCTGCCGGTCTTCACCGGGCTGGCCGTGCTGTTCTGCGCCGCCTGGTGGTGGGGGCGCATGGTCTGGGTGCGCCTGCTGGCGCTGGCGTTGGCGCTGTCGGCCGTGTCGATCCTGGTCTACACCGGGGCCGAGGTCATGGTGCTGCGCGCCCGTCCGCTGTGGCACACGCCGTTCCTGCCGCTGAACTTCGCGCTGACCGCCTGGCTGGGCGCGCTGGGGGCGATGTTCCTGGTGGGGCGCTGGCTGCCCGGCGGCATGGCGGCCTTGCCCGTCGAGCTGCTGCGCCGCCTCGGCGTGACGTCGGTGGTGATGATGGCCATCGGCGCGGGCGCCTGGATCCTGCTGGGACTGCTGGGCGTGGATGCCTCGTTCGACGCGGCGTTGCGGCTGTTCGGCGAGTTCCCCGTGTGGCGCGCCAGCCTGGCCGGCGCCGTGGCCACCGCGTTCTGCATGATCGCGCTGCTGCAGCGCGCGCCGCGCACCCTGGCGGCGCCGTTGCCGTCGGCCGCGCTGGCGCTGACCATGCTGGCGGCTGCGTGGATCTTCCGCTGGGTCGTGTTCATGAGCGTGCAGGGCGTGCCCAAGTACGGCGCCGGCCTGTACCTGTACGACATGCCCTGGGGCAGCGACGGTCTGCTCGGCATGATCGGCGTGCTGGGCCTGTGCGTCGCGCTGGTGGCCGCCGTGACCTATGCGCTGGAACTGTTCCCGGCCCGCACCCGCGGCCTGGCGGCCTGA